The Candidatus Edwardsbacteria bacterium RifOxyA12_full_54_48 region AGACCCACGTCCACCATCACCGAGTCCCCGCTGATGCGGAGGACCTTGCCGGTGATGATCTCGCCCTCCTCGAATGTTTTCTGATGGAAGTACTCATCCAGCAGGGCCCTGAATTCACCCGAATCCTGGGATTCCTCCTCCGTCAGGAACTCGTCTTTCTCGTCCTCCGGACGAAGTTTTTTGGTTTTGGCCATGTTTTGTGTTACTCCTTTTGGTATAGAATAGGCCGACCAATGCCAGCCTTGAAATCTCATTTCATATCGCCCACTAAACACACGAAAATACACTTAAAGATAAAACGACTTGACCGCAGAGCCTGCACTGAGCTAGCCGAAGTGATGCGAAGAAGATATTACTTATTTGATTTTGTGTTTTTTATTTTTGTTTTTTTGTGATGTCCCTTATCCTCTTGACCACTTTCCGAACCAGGGCGTCGGGGGTGGAGGCCCCGGCGGTGACGCCCGCCAGCCTGGCTTTGGAGAACCACCGGGCTTTCAGCTCGTCCTCGGTCTCCACATGGTAGGTGGGCTTTCCCACCTTGCGGCACATTTCGGCCAGCCGGGAGGTGTTGGCCGAGTTCCGGCCGCCCACCACAATCATCAGATCCGAGCGCTTGGCCAGCTGCATGGTATCCTGCTGGCGCACTTGGGTGGCCCGGCAGATGGTGTTGATCAGGTGGATGTCGTTGGTCTTGGATCCCAGGTACATCAGGGCCTTCACGAAATCATCGGTGGACAGGGTGGTCTGGGCCAGCACCCCTATCCGCGGCCCCACCTTGACCGAGTTGTGGTTGAAGACCACCGAATCCCGCCCGGCGTAGCCCTTGAGGGCTATCACCTCGGGATGCTCCTTCTCGCCGATGATGATCACCTGTCGATTCTCGTCCCGCAGGCAGGCCGCCGCATTCTGAGCCTTGGTGACGAAGGGGCAGGTGGCATCGATGATGGTCAGGCCCTTTTTGGCCTTCAGCTGCTGCAGCACCCGGGGATGCACCCCGTGGGAGCGGATGATCAGGACGCCATTTTTTACCCGGGACGGCTTTTCTATGGCCTTGACCCCCCAGCCCTCCAGATCCTTCACCACCTGGGGATTATGGATGATGGGCCCCAGGGTGCAGACCGCCTGCCTGCTCTTGGCCGCGGTCTCGTAGGCCAGCTTGACCGCCCGCTTTACCCCGAAACAGAAACCGGCCCTTTTGGCAACCTCTATCTTCATCGGCCCTCTTTCAGCCGGATTATCCGGTCCATCACCAGCTGGCTGATCTGCTGGTGCCCCTCCCTGCTGTCGGGATACTTTGCTATCTCGGCGGCGGTGATGGGCGGACCGAACCTGGTCAGCAGTTTATATCTCCCCTTCAGCAGTTCGGACAGTTTGCGGTTGGTGCCTTCTATGTAGGCCGGCACCACCGGAACCAGGCTGCGCCTGGCTATCAGACCCACCCCGGATTTGGCCGGCAGGAAATTTTCGGTGCGGCTGCGGGTGCCCTCGGGAAACATCACCACCGCCCAGCCCTGCCCCAGTTTCTTCAGGATCAGCTTGATGGCCGCGGCATCGCCGCCCTGGCGCCGGAGCGGCATGGCGTTCAGGGATGTTATCAGCCAGCGGAGCAGGAAGAATCGGAACAACTCCTGCTTGGCCACAAAGGTCACCTCCCGGGGGGCGGCGGTGCCCAGGAACGGGGGATCGACCAAAGCTATGTGATTGGAGGCGATTATGCAGCCCCCTTGAGGCGGAACCTGCTCCCAGCCGGTGACCCGGCGTCCCAAAAAATGCTTCAGCCCGAAATTCAGACTGTGCCAGACCATCCGGTAGAAGCGGGAATTAAAAGCCCGGCTGTCCCATATCATGCTGTCCCCGCTTTCTGCCTGACGGCCGCCAGCACCTGCTCCACCTGCTGTCCGATGCTCAGGGCCGAGGTGTCTATCACCAGCGAATCGGGGGTGCAGAGCAGCGGGCTGTCGGCCCTCTGGCTGTCCTGGGCGTCGCGCTCGGCTATCTGCCTCTCTATATCCTCCAGTCGGCAATGGGCGCCCCTGGCTGTCAGTTCCTCCATCCGGCGCCGGGCCCGCTGGGAGATGCCGGCCTTCATGAACACCTTGACATCGGCATCGGGAAACACCACGGTGGTGATGTCCCGGCCCTCCATCACCACACCCCCCTGACGGCCCATCTCCTGCTGCAGTTTGACCAGCCTTTGGCGGACCATCGAGATGGCCGAGATATCCGAGGCAGCCAGTGAAATCTCCGGGGTCCTGATATCCTGGCTGACATCCCGTCCGTCCAATATTGTCTGGATCCCGTCCGGGCCGGGCTTTTGCTCTATGGTGGTGGATTCGACTATTTTGGCCACCGAAGCTCTGTCGTTCAGAGACACATTTTCCCGAAAAGCTTTCAAAGCCATGGCCCGGTACATGGCGCCGGTATCAATATAGAGATATCCCAACTCCCGAGCCACCAGCTTGGCGGTGGTGCTTTTGCCAGAGGCCGCCGGACCGTCAATGGCTATGACCATTCTCCTGCCCGCTACTGGGATCGGCGGACCTCTTTAAGGACCTTTTTCAAAGCCACCACCAGTTTTTTATTCTGTTTCTCGGAGCCGATGGTGACCCTCAGGGCGGTGGGCAGCCCGTAGTTCTTGACCGGCCGGATGATGATGCTTAGCTTCTGCAGGCGGGTGAAGATCTCCATCGAGTCCAGCCGGGGGTCGACAAGTATGAAATTACCCTCCGACGGGACATAGAACAGCTTCATCTTCTCGAACTGGCGGTATAAAAATTCCTTGCCGGCATCGTTCACCCGGCGGCTGTGCTCCAGGTGCTTGACGTCGTCCAAGGCGGCCAGGCAGCCTGCCTGGGACAACAAGCTTATATTGAACGGCAGCCGAACCTTTCTTATCGAGGCGATCAATTCCGGATGGCCGATGCCATAGCCCACCCGAAGGCCAGCCAGACCGTATATCTTGGAGAAGGTGTGCAGGATGATTATATTCGAGTGATCCTTTAACAGTTCCAGGCTTCTGGGGAAATCGCTTCGGGTTATATATTCGGAATAAGCCTCGTCCAATATTATGACACAGCCCCCGGGAACGGCTTTGATAAAAGCCTTGAGCTGGTCGTGGCTGATCATGGTTCCGGTGGGATTGTTGGGATTGGCGATATAGACCACCTTGGTCTGCGGAGTGACCGCCCGGGCCATGGCCTCCAGATCAGGGGTATAATTCTTCAAAGGGACCTCGGTAAGGTCGGCATCGGTCATTTTGGCCGCTATCTTGCCCATCACAAAAGATTGCTCGGCCATTACCACATGATCTTTAGGCGCCACGAAGGATTTGAATATAAATTCGATGATATCCACCGAGCCGTTGCCGAATATCAGCTGGTTTTCGCTTACTCCCAGGTGATCGGACAGCCTCTGGCCCAGGGCATAACAGCCGTCATCGGGATACAGATTGATCTCCTTTAACGCCTGGCGGATGGCCTTGACCGCCAGCTTTGACGGGCCCAATGGATTCTCGTTGGAGGCCAGTTTTATTATCCTGCCCTTGAGCCCCAGCTCACGGCGTACTTCTTCGATGGGCTTGCCGGGAATATAAGGGCTGATGGAACCGATATTATCCCTGGGCTGGGGTATCATCTTATTGCTCCAACTACAGAGTTATCAATTGGTTATACTAAAATAACTTGATATTATAGCATA contains the following coding sequences:
- a CDS encoding 4-hydroxy-3-methylbut-2-enyl diphosphate reductase → MKIEVAKRAGFCFGVKRAVKLAYETAAKSRQAVCTLGPIIHNPQVVKDLEGWGVKAIEKPSRVKNGVLIIRSHGVHPRVLQQLKAKKGLTIIDATCPFVTKAQNAAACLRDENRQVIIIGEKEHPEVIALKGYAGRDSVVFNHNSVKVGPRIGVLAQTTLSTDDFVKALMYLGSKTNDIHLINTICRATQVRQQDTMQLAKRSDLMIVVGGRNSANTSRLAEMCRKVGKPTYHVETEDELKARWFSKARLAGVTAGASTPDALVRKVVKRIRDITKKQK
- a CDS encoding cytidylate kinase, which gives rise to MVIAIDGPAASGKSTTAKLVARELGYLYIDTGAMYRAMALKAFRENVSLNDRASVAKIVESTTIEQKPGPDGIQTILDGRDVSQDIRTPEISLAASDISAISMVRQRLVKLQQEMGRQGGVVMEGRDITTVVFPDADVKVFMKAGISQRARRRMEELTARGAHCRLEDIERQIAERDAQDSQRADSPLLCTPDSLVIDTSALSIGQQVEQVLAAVRQKAGTA
- a CDS encoding histidinol-phosphate transaminase: MIPQPRDNIGSISPYIPGKPIEEVRRELGLKGRIIKLASNENPLGPSKLAVKAIRQALKEINLYPDDGCYALGQRLSDHLGVSENQLIFGNGSVDIIEFIFKSFVAPKDHVVMAEQSFVMGKIAAKMTDADLTEVPLKNYTPDLEAMARAVTPQTKVVYIANPNNPTGTMISHDQLKAFIKAVPGGCVIILDEAYSEYITRSDFPRSLELLKDHSNIIILHTFSKIYGLAGLRVGYGIGHPELIASIRKVRLPFNISLLSQAGCLAALDDVKHLEHSRRVNDAGKEFLYRQFEKMKLFYVPSEGNFILVDPRLDSMEIFTRLQKLSIIIRPVKNYGLPTALRVTIGSEKQNKKLVVALKKVLKEVRRSQ